A genomic window from Methanothrix sp. includes:
- the carA gene encoding glutamine-hydrolyzing carbamoyl-phosphate synthase small subunit, whose translation MIGVLGLEDGTLVEGYGFGAPGIVTGEIVFTTVMSGYEEALTDPSYNGQILLFTYPLQGNYGVSGDEFQSDRMWPRGMVCRHIWPSPRHHRSSRTLEEFLVDEGRPGIHGVDTRMLTVKIRRLGAMKAALAVGESEVRGIDVVQLARDQPSISSLDLLSEVTCGSSYRIKGDGPRLAVIDLGIKRHILKSLECRGFDLHVLPAHSSISEIEAVEPDGLFISNGPGDPERAVGAIEAVRHFAGSMPIFGICLGHQVISLALGARTFKLKFGHHGGNQPVKDLEKRIVYITSQNHNFAVVPESVEGTDLEITQLNANDGTVEGIRSRYLRILAVQYHPEAHPGPMCTEDPFFSSVLKIASGGD comes from the coding sequence ATGATTGGGGTCTTAGGGTTAGAGGATGGCACGCTGGTAGAGGGCTACGGTTTTGGTGCCCCAGGGATCGTAACCGGAGAGATCGTTTTCACCACGGTGATGTCTGGATATGAGGAGGCGCTCACAGATCCCTCATACAACGGGCAGATCCTGCTCTTCACATACCCGCTGCAGGGCAACTACGGCGTGAGCGGTGATGAGTTTCAGTCGGATCGCATGTGGCCCAGGGGGATGGTCTGCAGGCACATCTGGCCGAGCCCGAGGCATCACAGGTCGAGCAGAACACTCGAGGAGTTTCTTGTGGATGAGGGAAGGCCCGGGATCCACGGCGTGGACACCAGGATGCTCACGGTCAAGATAAGAAGGCTGGGCGCCATGAAGGCGGCTCTCGCTGTTGGGGAGTCTGAGGTGAGGGGTATTGATGTGGTGCAGCTCGCCAGGGATCAGCCCTCGATATCGTCACTGGATCTGCTGAGCGAGGTCACATGCGGAAGTTCGTATAGAATAAAAGGAGATGGCCCCAGGCTGGCGGTGATAGACCTCGGGATAAAGCGGCACATACTCAAGAGCCTGGAGTGTCGCGGCTTCGATCTTCACGTTCTTCCCGCGCATTCGAGCATCTCGGAGATAGAGGCGGTTGAGCCAGATGGTCTCTTCATATCAAACGGACCCGGAGACCCTGAGAGGGCGGTGGGCGCCATAGAGGCCGTCAGGCATTTCGCAGGATCGATGCCGATATTCGGCATATGCCTGGGTCATCAGGTAATCTCGCTGGCGCTGGGCGCGAGGACCTTCAAGCTGAAGTTCGGCCATCACGGAGGCAACCAGCCGGTGAAGGATCTCGAGAAAAGGATTGTCTACATAACATCGCAGAACCACAACTTTGCAGTTGTTCCAGAGTCTGTTGAGGGTACAGATCTTGAGATAACCCAGCTGAATGCGAACGATGGGACTGTTGAGGGGATAAGGAGCAGGTACCTGAGGATCCTGGCAGTGCAGTATCATCCCGAGGCGCATCCAGGACCGATGTGCACCGAGGATCCGTTCTTCAGCTCTGTTTTAAAGATAGCGTCCGGAGGCGATTGA
- the dnaG gene encoding DNA primase DnaG — MQNVDTTKYIIYADITADGIVERPDVVGAIFGQTEGLLGSDLDLRDLQKTGRLGRIDVQISSSGGKSMGTISIPSSFDKVETAILAAALETIDRVGPCMARIQVTKIEDVRAAKRKYIIDRAKRILVEMFDENILETEQITEEIKQSVRVEEITYIGKDNLPAGPNVLDSDAILVVEGRADVLNLLKYGIKNAVAVGGTNIPPTITELCSKKIATAFTDGDRGGELIVKELLQVADIDYVARAPEGKCVEELTQKEIIRALRQKIPVEQVMDMYKIKPIARKKREIVAKRKSLIRERPVSVRTVAQVVPIAHRAEIAPPPEIQTRVVQKEAHEHYEEPEIEAEEPEDWFKHHVEELDGTLTARLFDRNNNPIRDVAVRDLARELKESNGSVHGVIFDGVITQRLLDIAAEKGLDYLIGAKMGSIAKTPVGIKVITSGQ, encoded by the coding sequence ATGCAGAATGTTGACACAACAAAATATATAATTTACGCTGATATCACTGCAGATGGCATAGTAGAGCGGCCTGATGTTGTGGGAGCGATATTCGGCCAGACGGAGGGGCTGCTGGGCAGCGATCTTGATCTCAGGGATCTTCAGAAAACAGGAAGGCTTGGCAGGATAGACGTCCAGATATCCTCAAGCGGCGGTAAGTCGATGGGCACGATCTCCATACCCTCGAGCTTCGATAAGGTCGAGACCGCTATCCTGGCTGCAGCCCTTGAGACCATAGACCGGGTTGGGCCATGCATGGCAAGGATACAGGTTACAAAGATAGAGGATGTAAGGGCTGCGAAGAGGAAGTATATCATAGACAGGGCGAAGAGGATACTGGTGGAGATGTTCGATGAGAACATCCTGGAGACGGAGCAGATCACCGAGGAGATAAAGCAGTCTGTGAGGGTGGAGGAGATCACCTACATAGGCAAGGACAACCTGCCCGCGGGTCCGAATGTACTTGACTCGGATGCGATTCTTGTTGTGGAGGGCCGGGCAGATGTCCTGAACCTTCTCAAGTACGGCATAAAGAACGCTGTCGCTGTTGGCGGGACGAACATACCGCCCACGATCACAGAGCTCTGCTCGAAGAAGATCGCCACGGCATTCACAGATGGCGACCGCGGCGGTGAGCTCATCGTCAAGGAACTCCTCCAGGTCGCGGATATAGACTACGTCGCCCGTGCGCCCGAGGGCAAATGCGTGGAGGAGCTGACGCAGAAGGAGATCATACGCGCACTCCGCCAGAAGATCCCGGTCGAGCAGGTCATGGACATGTACAAGATCAAGCCGATTGCGAGGAAGAAGCGGGAGATTGTGGCCAAGCGGAAGAGCCTGATAAGGGAGAGGCCCGTCTCTGTCAGGACCGTCGCCCAGGTGGTCCCCATAGCGCATCGTGCTGAGATAGCCCCACCGCCTGAGATCCAGACAAGAGTGGTCCAGAAGGAGGCCCATGAGCACTACGAGGAGCCGGAGATCGAGGCCGAGGAGCCTGAGGACTGGTTCAAGCATCACGTCGAAGAGCTCGATGGAACGCTCACTGCAAGGCTCTTCGACAGGAACAACAACCCGATAAGGGACGTGGCCGTGAGGGACCTTGCGAGGGAGCTGAAGGAGTCAAATGGCAGCGTTCATGGCGTGATATTCGATGGAGTGATCACCCAGAGGCTTCTCGATATCGCGGCTGAGAAGGGCCTGGACTACCTGATAGGAGCGAAGATGGGGAGCATAGCGAAGACTCCTGTCGGGATAAAGGTCATAACAAGCGGTCAGTGA
- a CDS encoding 60S ribosomal export protein NMD3, protein MRSICPRCGGASDDGLCLSCILETTEFMICPDQIELVVCPVCGSILERGRWRHPDSDLDELIRNALFREISVHHELEDVELEILLHPRGSTRFVADVHLSGMFRGTAVHAECQVRVRVSRRTCDRCSRIAGRYFEGIVQVRGRERPPEESDLSEAREIAQSLAAAGYQKGDRLAFIQDIKDVRGGIDIIVGSTQLGRHIAKTIAQRFGGRVQESVKLVGCRDGKDLFRTTMLVRLPRLRKGDVIYSKGAVMEVVGFEGRRTAVISLDKGERFYISEEEADAAEIIGDSSKARKSVVISVDESVVEVLDPESYRTVLAIRPAGMKLESGAEVKVLHTERGLFLLY, encoded by the coding sequence GTGAGGAGCATATGTCCCAGATGCGGTGGGGCATCTGATGACGGACTCTGCCTCTCCTGCATTCTCGAGACGACAGAGTTCATGATCTGCCCGGACCAGATCGAGCTCGTCGTCTGCCCTGTCTGCGGATCGATCCTGGAGAGGGGAAGGTGGAGGCATCCGGATTCGGATCTGGATGAGCTCATAAGAAATGCCCTCTTCAGGGAGATCTCTGTACACCACGAGCTTGAGGATGTCGAGCTGGAGATCCTTCTGCATCCCAGAGGATCCACGAGGTTCGTGGCAGATGTCCATCTTAGCGGCATGTTCAGGGGCACTGCAGTGCATGCGGAGTGCCAGGTGAGGGTCAGGGTATCAAGACGCACATGTGACAGATGCAGCAGGATCGCCGGCAGGTACTTCGAGGGCATAGTCCAGGTGAGGGGAAGGGAGAGGCCGCCGGAGGAGAGCGATCTCTCCGAGGCCAGGGAGATCGCCCAGAGCCTTGCAGCAGCCGGATATCAAAAGGGCGACAGGCTCGCGTTCATTCAGGATATAAAGGACGTCCGGGGCGGCATAGATATCATTGTGGGCTCCACACAGCTTGGAAGGCATATAGCAAAAACCATCGCCCAGAGGTTTGGCGGCAGAGTTCAGGAATCTGTGAAGCTTGTGGGATGCAGGGACGGAAAGGATCTCTTCAGAACCACCATGCTCGTGCGCCTTCCCAGGCTCAGGAAGGGCGATGTGATATACTCAAAGGGTGCGGTGATGGAGGTGGTGGGGTTTGAGGGGAGAAGGACAGCTGTCATATCCCTGGATAAGGGCGAGAGGTTCTACATATCTGAAGAGGAGGCCGATGCTGCGGAGATCATAGGGGACAGCTCGAAGGCCAGGAAGAGTGTTGTGATCTCCGTAGATGAGAGCGTGGTTGAGGTTCTGGATCCGGAGAGCTACCGGACCGTGCTCGCGATCCGCCCGGCCGGGATGAAGCTCGAATCCGGAGCAGAGGTGAAAGTATTGCATACAGAGAGGGGTCTGTTTTTATTGTATTAG
- a CDS encoding DUF424 family protein, producing MTYEEIESMMMNSGAPGDYDELSMCLRTYTIGGEVLVAVCDSELLGQRFTENDLQLEVSVSFFGQELASAAMLERALEEATMANFVGERAVGWAIAFEYVDRENVLHIDGVPCAQMVRM from the coding sequence ATGACATATGAAGAGATTGAGAGCATGATGATGAATAGCGGTGCACCAGGAGATTACGATGAGCTCTCGATGTGTCTCAGGACGTACACGATCGGCGGGGAGGTCCTGGTTGCCGTATGCGACAGCGAGCTGCTCGGACAGAGGTTCACGGAGAACGATCTCCAGCTCGAGGTCAGCGTGAGCTTTTTCGGCCAGGAGCTGGCTTCGGCGGCGATGCTCGAGAGGGCCCTCGAGGAGGCCACGATGGCGAACTTCGTCGGGGAGAGAGCTGTCGGATGGGCGATAGCATTCGAGTATGTCGATCGCGAGAACGTTCTGCATATCGATGGGGTTCCGTGTGCCCAGATGGTGCGAATGTGA
- a CDS encoding methionine adenosyltransferase, with translation MTKNIRVEELTQRPVEKQNIEVVERKGLGHPDSVADGIAEEISRALCREYIERFGRVLHHNTDKIQIVAGRSRPAFGGGEVIQPQYILLTGRATRVCGDVEVPVDAIALRTARSHLKRALRNLDLDTHVIIDCKIGTGSADLCEIFDRDTSTVPSANDTSYGVGYAPLSETERIVYSTEQELLSLRSRIPAIGEDIKVMGLREDDTIYLTIACAMVDRYIDDLDHYVETKKEIVEEISAKAQSMTKRRVKVQMNVGDNIATGSVYITVTGTSAEMGDDGAVGRGNRANGLITPNRPMSLEATSGKNPINHVGKIYNLLSNLIAKEIAEEVDGVEEVYVKILSQIGKPISQPHIASVQLVLKDGVGLSSAHSRAEEITERWLENIPRVQQMIFRGELQTY, from the coding sequence ATGACCAAGAATATCAGGGTCGAGGAGCTAACCCAGAGGCCTGTTGAGAAGCAGAATATAGAGGTCGTGGAGCGCAAGGGACTGGGGCATCCAGACAGCGTCGCAGATGGCATCGCAGAGGAGATCAGCCGGGCCCTCTGCAGAGAGTACATCGAGAGGTTCGGCAGGGTGCTTCACCACAACACCGACAAGATACAGATAGTGGCGGGGCGCTCCAGGCCGGCCTTTGGCGGCGGGGAGGTCATCCAGCCCCAGTACATACTGCTCACAGGCAGGGCGACGCGGGTATGCGGGGATGTTGAGGTGCCTGTGGACGCGATAGCTCTGAGAACTGCACGAAGCCATCTCAAGAGAGCCCTGAGAAACCTCGATCTGGATACGCATGTCATCATCGACTGCAAGATCGGCACAGGTTCTGCAGATCTCTGTGAGATATTCGACAGAGATACATCCACTGTGCCGAGCGCGAATGATACATCATACGGCGTGGGATACGCACCGCTATCCGAGACTGAGAGGATAGTCTACAGCACTGAGCAGGAGCTTCTCTCGCTCAGGAGCAGGATACCTGCTATAGGGGAGGATATCAAGGTCATGGGTCTCAGGGAGGACGATACGATCTATCTCACGATCGCATGCGCAATGGTCGACAGATACATCGATGACCTCGATCACTATGTGGAGACGAAGAAAGAGATCGTGGAGGAGATCTCAGCTAAGGCGCAGTCGATGACAAAACGCAGGGTTAAAGTTCAGATGAACGTCGGCGATAACATAGCCACCGGTTCTGTGTACATAACTGTCACAGGCACCTCTGCAGAGATGGGGGATGATGGTGCTGTGGGCAGGGGCAACCGTGCAAACGGCCTGATCACCCCGAACAGGCCGATGAGCCTGGAGGCGACATCCGGAAAGAACCCGATCAACCACGTCGGCAAGATCTACAACCTCCTCTCAAACCTCATAGCAAAGGAGATCGCCGAGGAGGTTGATGGCGTGGAGGAGGTTTACGTGAAGATACTCTCACAGATCGGCAAGCCCATCAGCCAGCCGCACATCGCATCTGTGCAGCTCGTGCTGAAGGATGGAGTGGGTTTGAGTTCAGCACATTCCAGGGCGGAGGAGATAACCGAGAGGTGGCTCGAGAACATCCCCAGGGTTCAGCAGATGATCTTCCGCGGGGAGCTCCAGACATACTGA
- a CDS encoding NAD+ synthase codes for MRAALLQINTTVGDIEGNASLIREAVESLDVDLAVTPEMSLIGYPPRDLLLIPGFVKKAWDVLRRLALDLKDSPPVLVGIPEPNRAETGRPLFNSAALLADGSVNQIFRKTLLPTYDVFDEDRYFEPASGPQILNLNGRSFGITICEDIWNDSDVFGRKRYHRDPLESLRGAGCFINMSASPFTAGKHLRREMMLSSIARKYEVPLIYVNQVGGNDDLVFDGRSCAFSPSGELIARAAAFEEDILIVDIDSCSGSVSGDDFSPESEIWRALVLGTRDYVRKCGFRSAVIGLSGGIDSSLTAAIAAEALGPENVTGVLMPSPYTSSTSIDDALELARNLCIKTITIPIDEIMMAFERTLEPVFRGTKRDVTEENIQARIRGNLLMALSNKFGHIVLSTGNKSELAVGYCTIYGDMSGGFAVLSDVPKTMVYRIARWINARRAVIPQRVLEKAPSAELRPGQKDQDTLPPYDILDEILHRHIEQRQSEEEIVSAGFDPELVRYVLRMIKTAEFKRKQAPPGIKVTDRAFGSGWRMPIAYRI; via the coding sequence ATGAGAGCTGCTCTTCTCCAGATCAACACAACCGTCGGGGATATCGAGGGCAATGCGTCTCTTATCAGAGAAGCGGTGGAGTCACTTGATGTGGATCTGGCGGTAACCCCCGAGATGTCTCTGATTGGGTACCCTCCGCGCGATCTTCTGCTGATACCTGGATTTGTGAAAAAGGCCTGGGATGTTCTCAGGAGGCTCGCGCTCGATCTCAAAGATTCTCCGCCAGTGCTCGTCGGGATACCAGAGCCGAACAGAGCCGAGACTGGGAGGCCACTCTTCAACTCTGCTGCTCTTCTCGCAGATGGATCTGTGAATCAGATCTTCCGAAAGACGCTGCTCCCGACATACGATGTCTTCGATGAGGACAGATACTTTGAGCCTGCATCTGGCCCGCAGATTCTGAACCTGAATGGAAGATCGTTTGGCATCACCATATGCGAGGACATCTGGAATGATTCCGATGTCTTCGGGCGCAAAAGGTACCACAGGGATCCTCTGGAGAGTCTGCGCGGAGCTGGCTGTTTTATAAACATGTCAGCATCGCCATTCACGGCAGGAAAGCATCTCAGAAGGGAGATGATGCTCAGCAGCATCGCCCGCAAGTATGAAGTTCCTCTCATCTACGTGAACCAGGTCGGCGGCAATGACGACCTGGTCTTCGACGGCAGAAGCTGCGCCTTCTCTCCGTCAGGAGAGCTAATTGCAAGGGCAGCGGCTTTTGAGGAGGATATCCTCATTGTGGATATCGATTCCTGCAGCGGATCTGTTTCAGGAGACGATTTCTCCCCTGAGTCGGAGATCTGGCGGGCGCTTGTGCTCGGCACCAGGGATTACGTCCGCAAATGCGGATTCAGGTCCGCCGTGATCGGGCTCTCAGGAGGCATCGACTCATCCCTTACAGCGGCGATCGCTGCTGAGGCGCTTGGACCCGAGAATGTGACCGGCGTTCTAATGCCATCTCCATACACCAGCAGTACGAGCATCGATGATGCCCTGGAGCTTGCGAGGAATCTCTGCATCAAAACCATCACGATACCGATAGATGAGATAATGATGGCGTTCGAGCGCACACTGGAGCCGGTTTTCAGGGGTACGAAGAGAGATGTGACCGAGGAGAACATACAGGCGAGGATAAGGGGCAACCTGCTCATGGCCCTATCGAATAAATTCGGGCATATCGTTCTCTCGACAGGGAACAAATCCGAGCTTGCAGTCGGATACTGCACGATCTACGGGGACATGTCAGGAGGATTTGCCGTGCTCTCAGATGTCCCCAAGACAATGGTCTACAGGATAGCGAGGTGGATCAACGCGAGAAGAGCTGTTATACCCCAGAGGGTCCTCGAGAAGGCGCCATCTGCAGAGCTCAGACCTGGCCAGAAGGATCAGGACACTCTGCCACCGTACGATATCCTGGATGAGATTCTGCACAGACACATAGAGCAGCGCCAGTCTGAGGAGGAGATCGTGAGCGCCGGTTTTGATCCTGAGCTGGTGAGGTATGTACTTAGAATGATAAAAACCGCGGAGTTCAAGAGGAAGCAGGCGCCACCAGGGATCAAGGTCACAGACCGCGCCTTCGGGAGCGGGTGGAGGATGCCGATAGCATACAGGATCTAA